Genomic DNA from Romeriopsis navalis LEGE 11480:
CTTATGTCATCTAGATCATCGGATTCATTTCTCTGTCGGCCATCCAGAATGGGCCAATGAAATCATCCAAAATCAGGCATTACCCATCGCCATTGAACAGGGAACCTGGTCTGGAGAACTAGCGCTAACTGATGCAGCAGGGAATGAAGTGATCGTTTCCCAGGTTCTAATTGCCCATAAATCGGCGACGGGCAAAGTTGAATATTTCTCCACGATTATTCGGGATATTCGCGATCAAAAAGCCACTGAACAGGCACTGACGGTTAAACAAAACCATCTCGAAGCGCTACTAAACAATATTCCGCATATCGCTTGGATTAAGGATGCTGATAGTCGATTTATTGCGGTTAATCAACCATTCGCACAAGCCTGTGGTACTGCCGCTGAAACAATTATCGGTAAAACCGATTTTGATTTTTGGCCGACCGAACTGGCTCAAATCTATCGTAATGATGATTTCCAAGTCTTGCAGTCCAATTACCGTAAAGTAGTTGAAGAACGAATTGCTCGTGCTGATGGCACGTTGGGGTGGCTCGAAACCACAAAAACACCATTTCGTGATGCCCATGGTGTGTTGTCCGGAACCGTGGGTATTGCTGCCGATATTACCGATCGCAAAACGACCGAACTCGCGCTTAAAGCCAGCGAAGAAAAATTCCAACGCATCACAAACAGTGTGCCAGGAATGATTTATCGTTATGTCTTACATCCAGATGGCAGCGATGGATTTGCCTATATTAGCCCACAGGTACAGCAACTTTACGAGCTTGAACCCGCAGTGGTGCTGCAGGATACCAGCAGCCTCTGGGCCCGGATTCATCCTGATGATGTGCCCCGCATCCAACAAGCCGTCCAGGATTCCGCTGAATGCTTAACCCCCTTCTGGGTTGAAGAACGACTCGTCCTACCGGAAGCCGGACTCAAGTGGGTACAAATTAACGCTCGCCCTGAACGTCAGGAGAATGGCGATGTGATTTGGGACGGAATTGTTGTTGATATTACCGATCGCAAAGTTGCAGAAGCCCAGACTAATCAGCATCTCGCCGCCATTGAAGCCGCGATTAACGGCATTGCGATCCTGCACGCCGATCGTTACATATATCTCAATCAAGCACATTATGAGCTATTGGGCTATACCCCAGCAGAGCTGCTTGGACAGTCTTGGCAAAAACTATATTCTGTTGAGGTTTTGGAACGCTTCGAGCAAGAAATCTTTCCATTACTACAGCGTGATCGGGCTTGGCAGGGTGAAGTGATTGCCACCCGAAAAGACGGTTCATGCTTTGACCAAAGTCTCTCGCTAACGCTCCTTGATCACAATTTGTTGATTTGTGTCTTTTCCGATATTAGCGTTCTCAAACAAACCGCAATGGCTTTAGAGCAAGAAGTATTACGTCGATCCACAGTATTCAATGCCTCGCCCGATGGCATCCATATTTTAGATCGAGTGGGAAATCTGCTTGAAGCCAATGCCAGTTTCGGCCAGATGCTGGGCTACAGTCTAGACGAACTCTCCCATCTAAACGTTGCAGACTGGGATGCACAATGGTCGGATACTGAACTCCAAGCTAAATTCCAAAACTATTCTGCTATACCCTCATCCTTTGAAACCCTGCATCGCCGCAAGGATGGATTAATCTTTCCAGTCGAGATTACTCAATGTTCGATGGAATGGGAAGGTGACGTTTCACTCGTCTGCATCGCCAGAGATATTTCACAGCGGAAACAAGCCGAAATTCAACTCCAGCAAACGAACGAACAACTTGCCCGCGCCACCCAACTAAAAGACGAGTTTCTCGCCAATATGAGTCACGAATTGCGGACACCGCTCAATGCGATTTTGGGTCTGTCTGAGACGCTTCAAGAGGCAATTTTGGGGCCATTGAACGATCGTCAACTCAAAGCCCTAAAAACGATCGAGCAGAGTGGTCAGCATTTGCTGGAATTGATTAATGACATTCTCGACGTTGCCAGAGTTGAATCCGGTCAAGTTATCCTGGATTGCTTTCCCACTAACCTTTCACTGCTATGTCAGTCAAGTTTCGCGTTTATTCGTCAGCAGGCACTGACCAAATGCATTCGCCTAGATCTTCAAGTGCCGACCCACCTCCCCGACATATCGCTTGATCAACGACGTATCCGACAAGTTTTGATTAATCTATTAAATAATGCCGTGAAGTTCACACCCGAAGATGGACAGATTACGCTCGAAGTAATTTATCCCGGTGATCAGTCGATTGCGCCGGCAACCGCCGCGGATAGGATTACACCGGACAGTCAGACCTTAGTCATCCGGGTCATTGATACAGGGATTGGCATTGCTGCCGAAAATATCCCGAAACTGTTCCAACCCTTCATCCAGATCGATAGCGCCCTGAACCGTCAATATACGGGAACCGGATTAGGTTTAGCACTCGTAAAACGGATTGTTGAGTTGCACGGCGGACAAGTCAGTTTGACCAGTGAGTTAGGTCAGGGTAGCTGCTTTACGATCACGCTACCGGCTGTGTCTGCTGATGCTGATGCACGTATTATCCCTCCAGAAATGGCGATCGTGCCCGATACTACAGCGGCGATCGCCACCGATACCACAGCAACTGATGTAGTTGATCAATCAGACAACCCACGCATCTTACTGGTCGAGGATAATGAAGCGAATATTAGTACAATCCTCATGTATTTAGAAACCAAGGGCTATTGTGTTCTGGTGGCAACACATGGTCAAGCCGCGATCGAAATGGCCCAGTCAGCGCACCCAGATGTCATTCTGATGGATATTCAAATGCCTGGAATGGATGGATTGGAAGCAATTACTCACATCCGCCAAATCGCAGAATTACGCACCGTACCCATTATTGCTCTAACCGCCTTAGCGATGCCTGGGGATGAAGCATACTGTCTATCTGTGGGGGCTACCGCCTATCTCGCTAAGCCAGTGCGGCTCAGGGAATTGGTCATAAAAATTCAATCTTGTTTAAGTCTGGGAGCCGCCGCTGAGTAATCCACATCACGATCGAAGGTCACATAACGCAGGTATTGATTCAGGTGCCGCATTGCTGGATTAGCCAGTTTGGGAAACAGCAGTTAACTGTTCGTGGGGCGTGCAGAGCCTGATTAGCCGCCATCAGCCTCGTAAGCAGTTCATGGTGAATGAGCGGATAAAGATTGCATGAACTGCTTTACCGTATCGAATTAAGCAAGTTATGGTGTTACTTATAAAAGCCTCCAATTTTAGTGCCAAATTGTCGCAATTGCTACGTTATGCAGTTAGACACAATTGTACTCAAACTCTCAATCACTGTTCGGCCTCGCTCGCTGTGATTTCAGCCTTTGCCCCTGAATTGCGAACCGGCTGTCGTTGATTGTCAGCGATTTGAGCGGATTCTCGTTTTTAGGCAGTTTTGCCAAAATATAATTGACTGTCGATGTGCCTAGAGCTCGTTACTCCAAGCACAACTGAATTGTCCGCACAATTCGACTTTTGCATCGACAATTCCCTGCAGCTCGCGTGCATGCCGGCTTGCAGTGTCAATTCCCGCACTACCCATCCCTGTTAATTATTGAGTCACGGTGTAATATGCCAAACTTATCTAAAACATTTTTCCGCGTTGCTTCCCCGATCGTCGGTATAGCCTTGCCTTGTCTGGCTTTTCAAGTTGTCACAAATACTGCATTCTCTCCAACGACTAAAACCATTCCGACCAAAGTTAGCAAAACAGACTCATCCGTATCCCCACAACTAGTTGCAGATGGTTCTATTTGCGGTGATTTTTATTGCAGTGAAGTGCTGAACTTTATCGATCCAGCCACTTCCGTGGCCAGTGCCACGCTACAACCCACACCACAGGTCGCCAGTCCGGCGGTTAATGCGATTCAGGTTGGTCAGTGGCAAGGTTCGAGCTGGCAACCGACGGCCTAGCTGAGTGCAGCGCCGCATCCACTAACCTAATTGTTTGACTACAACAAATCGGCAAAGGGGCTACAGTAGCCCCTTTGCCGACCGATAATTTGGGCATTTTCCAGGTGATTTCATGTCTTCATCCCGTGCGATCGATAATTTCTCACTTATGCCAAGAACCGTGGGCGATCATCAAGCAAGCAGCACACCGGCAAAGTCACCCAAAATCTCCATTGTGATGACGATCTATAACCGTGAAGATTATCTACCACAGGCGATCGAAAGTATTCTCAGCCAATCATATACCGACTTTGAGCTGATTCTCTGGGATGATGGCTCCACCGATCAATCCCTCGAAATTGCGAATTACTATGCGGCTCAAGATCACCGGATTCAGATCATTACTGCAGCGCATCAAGGACGTGGCCCCGCGATCGCTGATGCTTGCCGGTTCGCCCAAGGTGAATATATTGGCCTTGTGGATAGTGATGACTTACTAGCGCAAACAGCGCTAGCTGAAACCAGCCAATATCTTGACACCCATTCAGCAGTGGGTTTGGTCTACACCGACTATCAGATCATTAATGCCGATGGCTCCATCCAAGGCTACGGCCATCATTGCCAAAGACCCTATAGTCCGCAGCAGCTATTGGTTGAATTTATGGTGTTTCACTTCCGTTTGATGCGGGCGAGTGTTTACCGTCAGATTGGTGGATTTAATCCGGAATTTGTCTACGCACAGGATTATGACATTTGTCTACGATTTTCCGAAGTGACCATAATTGAGCCATTAAAGCGACCACTCTATTACTATCGTCATCATAAAAATAATATCTCCTGCGAAAAGCGCATTGACCAAATTCTCTTTAGCAAACGCGCGATCGAAGCCGCCCTCGATCGTCGGGGGATGGCACAGGAGTTTGAGCTCGAGTTTCAGATTTCGGCCCAGTGCAATCTGGTGAGTAAATCTCCGCGTTAGCAAAGCGCCGGTTAAATTGACAACCGCCAGTCAGAGAAAAGCCATGCCTTCTCGAAATAGAACGCACGGCTGCAAGTTATGGTTTTTCTAACGATCGGATCAGTTTAGAATCGGTACCTTAGAACCGGTGCATCGCTGTGTTGTTGCGCTCATTCCGCTCGCGTACGCGGTTCGTGCTATCGGCCTTTAAGCGGAAAGTCGTTTTCTTCAAGGCAACAGACTTCGGCAAGATCGACTTGGCATTCACCATAACGACAACGGACTTACCAGCTCTGATCATTGGCACTCGGACGCGCACTCGACGGGCAACCTTTGTACCGTTAATTTTACGGACCGTTAGCATCAGGACACTGGGGCGGGCGGCGCGACGACCAACATTTGCGATCCGTACTCGCACTCGCTTCTTGGCGATGCGGCTGAAACGATAGCTGCGAATCTTCAGGTCAGGGCGACGACGTTTGAGAATCCGTTTGCCAATTCCGGGGCGCTTACCCGTTAAGTTCTCGGGCTGGCATTTGCCGGGGCCAGGTGATGGCACCCATCCATCGGGGCAACCGGGGCTGGGTGCCGCAACAGCGATCGAACCCGCGGATATTGTCATCAATGTACCGAGGACAAGAGCTTTCTTACTTTGTGCAGCGATTGTTGAGAAGAGTTTCATGATTGTAGTGTGTTGTTTGTAGTGTGTTGTGTGTGTTGCTTGAACGCTATGCTTGCGTTCACTAGCTACGTACAAATACTTGCTTTGGGCTTATGCAAATTTGCCTCAATGATGTTTAGTAGGGCGAGTTGCAATAGCGCTGTTGCGCATTTGTCATGCGGGGCATAATGCTGCCGCGAGCGTTGACCCAAAAACTGGTTGTGCCACCGCTTGCATGTTTTGTCTTGATACAAGTTCGCATACCTTTGATCGGGCCAAGCCCGAGGAAGCCAGTTGGGATGCCCGTGCGGATAGCGCAGCGCTTATCGTTATGACAGACTTTTCCCCGATCGTACTGGGCTGTTTCCAAGTAATAGAACGTTCGCATTTTAACTGCGGCTCGTTTGCGTGTGCTGCTACGTTTGCCATTCCGTTTGACTTTGTAGTTATTGATAATGCAGCCGCCATCATCTGGTATCGCCAGCCGATTCACGAAGTAGCATCGACCTTTGACATAGTGGCTGCCGGCTTTGACGGAAAAGTACTTGGAGTGTCTGGCTTGGGCTGGAGCAGCGATCGCGGCGACCGCCAGTAGTCCCATAAACATTGCACCACTGACTTTGAGTAGGTTTTTCATGGTCAATCTGATTGAAGTGTGTGTTGACGATATTCACTAGATTTTCGATCTTGGGACTTTATGCAAATCTGGACGCTGTTTGGGATATTGAATCGGGGTTAATCGCGTTTCGGTTAATTCAGTGCGATAGCATAAGTTGGGAATGCTTTTGCCTTGGGTATGCATCATGACTTCATCGGAAACTTCATCAGATTTTGCGGCGCGATACGATCGACCACTACAACGCATAGAACTGCCACAGCTAT
This window encodes:
- a CDS encoding PAS domain S-box protein, which translates into the protein MVAKQATCPLPDLNQPNPSADRQTAPSTCVLLCEAEQVTGIFTAWDVICLVAKQATIAHLILGEIAHQPATTRHASELTDQLSAIHLLQQQKASHLPIVDQSDQLLGLLTETSVGQFSQPLAPLRLQSVAALMCPAVYVTPDCTILAIAQLMADHDTSSVVVVTFSEAFPEPLNPAEQRPIGLITAADVVQLVSLAVDLSHVTASQVIGPIVTVNPEDSLWLAHQRMSQDSFRPLVVTGPEGNLLGQLSQHDLLQGLNPLALYQLSEHLAAQLPDDTPLLVELPTRQPIEAQLHASKQRYASLVEASPVGILHINFEGICIYANDRYCEILGVEPVAIIGQPWSQCCLPKRQLLAQPELQQSLCATHPIAVEYSIDRPDGTEVWVYAQSAVDNNVAAQGLGQIITFTDISDRKQTEIALQKLIEGTATTTGENFFPALVTHIAAALDVAHVLVSELHGETLQVLAHWGKAALVSPFVYPVANTPCERVLQDGQFYCEADIQQAFPNDLAIIPADAASYLGIVLRDRQGHPIGNLCLFNQAPIRNFARVEKLMTIFAARAAAELERQQATQALARFNQDLENRVAERTAALQASQRRYTSLAAAVPVAIFRFDTPLNCVYVNDRWCQMTGRSAESAMEYGWLEALHPDDRVLNIDQWNREYAQARLETLIIHGTEARHIHTDGRIIWCHVNVAQELDDNGNVVGYVGTLTDITDRKTAELSLQASQSQFQRMTENVPGMIYRYVLHPDGTDQLTYVSSQIREVFEVEPATALQDVAQVWARIHPDDIPWLGDAIRESAATLTPFTSTYRLCLPHKGRRWVQNFSHAERLGNGDVVWDGIVSDITDRQQQEQERERLLEIIESTSDYIAVTDAEGYILWRNQALKKFQPDLCHLDHRIHFSVGHPEWANEIIQNQALPIAIEQGTWSGELALTDAAGNEVIVSQVLIAHKSATGKVEYFSTIIRDIRDQKATEQALTVKQNHLEALLNNIPHIAWIKDADSRFIAVNQPFAQACGTAAETIIGKTDFDFWPTELAQIYRNDDFQVLQSNYRKVVEERIARADGTLGWLETTKTPFRDAHGVLSGTVGIAADITDRKTTELALKASEEKFQRITNSVPGMIYRYVLHPDGSDGFAYISPQVQQLYELEPAVVLQDTSSLWARIHPDDVPRIQQAVQDSAECLTPFWVEERLVLPEAGLKWVQINARPERQENGDVIWDGIVVDITDRKVAEAQTNQHLAAIEAAINGIAILHADRYIYLNQAHYELLGYTPAELLGQSWQKLYSVEVLERFEQEIFPLLQRDRAWQGEVIATRKDGSCFDQSLSLTLLDHNLLICVFSDISVLKQTAMALEQEVLRRSTVFNASPDGIHILDRVGNLLEANASFGQMLGYSLDELSHLNVADWDAQWSDTELQAKFQNYSAIPSSFETLHRRKDGLIFPVEITQCSMEWEGDVSLVCIARDISQRKQAEIQLQQTNEQLARATQLKDEFLANMSHELRTPLNAILGLSETLQEAILGPLNDRQLKALKTIEQSGQHLLELINDILDVARVESGQVILDCFPTNLSLLCQSSFAFIRQQALTKCIRLDLQVPTHLPDISLDQRRIRQVLINLLNNAVKFTPEDGQITLEVIYPGDQSIAPATAADRITPDSQTLVIRVIDTGIGIAAENIPKLFQPFIQIDSALNRQYTGTGLGLALVKRIVELHGGQVSLTSELGQGSCFTITLPAVSADADARIIPPEMAIVPDTTAAIATDTTATDVVDQSDNPRILLVEDNEANISTILMYLETKGYCVLVATHGQAAIEMAQSAHPDVILMDIQMPGMDGLEAITHIRQIAELRTVPIIALTALAMPGDEAYCLSVGATAYLAKPVRLRELVIKIQSCLSLGAAAE
- a CDS encoding glycosyltransferase, coding for MSSSRAIDNFSLMPRTVGDHQASSTPAKSPKISIVMTIYNREDYLPQAIESILSQSYTDFELILWDDGSTDQSLEIANYYAAQDHRIQIITAAHQGRGPAIADACRFAQGEYIGLVDSDDLLAQTALAETSQYLDTHSAVGLVYTDYQIINADGSIQGYGHHCQRPYSPQQLLVEFMVFHFRLMRASVYRQIGGFNPEFVYAQDYDICLRFSEVTIIEPLKRPLYYYRHHKNNISCEKRIDQILFSKRAIEAALDRRGMAQEFELEFQISAQCNLVSKSPR
- a CDS encoding CARDB domain-containing protein, whose amino-acid sequence is MTISAGSIAVAAPSPGCPDGWVPSPGPGKCQPENLTGKRPGIGKRILKRRRPDLKIRSYRFSRIAKKRVRVRIANVGRRAARPSVLMLTVRKINGTKVARRVRVRVPMIRAGKSVVVMVNAKSILPKSVALKKTTFRLKADSTNRVRERNERNNTAMHRF